ATTCAGGCAGCTGGCGTCATTGATGGTTCCGCCCCGCTGGATGAGCGCTACCGGCAGCGCCTTCGGAGCCGGCAACACCTCCGTCGCGTCTGTCTCCCTCAGTTCCGCCTCGCCACCGTGGAGCGGCGGACAGTCCTTCGCCTGCGCAGGCTCACCGGCGTATGTGTCCACGAAGCGCGCCACCGCGACCGCGCCGTACAGGACTGCCGCGGCCGCTGCGGCTTTCCACCTGCTGGCCACCAACCGCCGCGACGTTGATTGCTTGACACCCCGCTGCCCAGCTTCTTCGCCCGGCGGCGTCGCGCGTGACGACTTGTCCGTGGTCACTGCGACGAAATGTCATCTTGGGCGCGACGCCGTCTCCAAGACAGCGCAATCCACCACATAGCCGTCAGCACCACCCACAGCACTCCCGCCAGCCATAGCTCCACCACGCCTACCGTCTGCCCTGTCGCGGTGACGGCGAGGACCGCCATTGCGGCCACGGTCAACAGGCCCAACAGTGACGCTGCGACCGTGCGCCGGATCTTCTTTCCGCCGTGTGCTGTGCCCATTGTCGACATCCGTACCGGTCGCGTCCCGGACGACGGGACTCCTGTATGCAGAGGTACACAAGAAGATGGCGGGACACGTTCTACCTCGCCCACCGACCAAGCGCTACCGCAGCGCATGGATCGGAATCGCCGTGCACAGCGGGCAGACCGTGCTCATCGGCGCCGTTGTCCTCGCCCTCGTCATCTCCTGAACGAGACGAACAGGGACCCCTCCACGAGAACCATCCGCCCGTGGACGCGGAGAGGATCACCTGCCGTCCGTATCGCTGCGCGCACACGGCGCGGCGACCGTCGACCACGCGCGAGGGCTGGCCACGGACACGACCCGGACAGCGTCCGGACATCGCCACCATCCAGCGTGATGGCGGCCACAGACCGTTCCACGCAGGAGCAACGTGATGAGCAACGACGCCAGGGCGGACGCCCGCCCCTCCCCTACCAGGACAGCAGACCCGGCCGACACAGCCACCCTCCCGGACGCCGTCCCGTCGACCATCGCCGAGGTGGCGCCGGGCGGCTCGTTCGACCTTCGCATCCATCCCGTCGCGAAGCGGATCGGCGACAGCACGGTCTCCATGTTGTCCTACGGCGGCTCCATCCCGGGGCCTACGCTGCGCGTGCGGCAGGGGTCGCAGATCACGGTGAACGTCACCAACGAGACGGGCATGGAGACGACGGTCCACTGGCACGGGCTGCGCCTGGAGAACCGGTACGACGGCGTCCCGCACGAGACGCAGGCGCCGATCCCGCCCGGTGGGCGGTACACCCATCGCCTGACGTTCCCCGACGCGGGACTCTACTGGTACCACCCGCACATCCGCGAGGACTACGCACAGGAGATGGGCCTGTACGGCAGCATCATCGTGGAGCCGACGGATCCTTCCTACTGGCCCGCCGCGGACCGCGACGTCGTCCTGACGCTCGACGACATCCTGATCGAGGACGGCAGGATCGCGCCGTTCGATCCCCATGGGCCGACGTACGCCGCCATGGGTCGGTTCGGCAACGTGCTGCTCGTCGGCGGCGAGACCGAGCAGCGCCTCGAGGTGGAACGCGGCGACGTCGTGCGCCTCCACCTCGTGAACACGGCCAACACGCGGGTGTTCAAGGTCGCGGTCCCGGGCGCGCGGATGAAGCTCGTCGGCGGCGACTCGGGTCGGTACGAGCGCGAGGAGTGGATCGACGATGTCGTGATCGCGCCGTCCGAACGAGCGATCGTCGACGTGCGGTTCGATGCGGCGGGGGCGGTCACCGTGCAGCACCTGACGCCCGGACGCGCGTACCCGCTGGTCC
Above is a window of Euzebyales bacterium DNA encoding:
- a CDS encoding multicopper oxidase family protein, coding for MSNDARADARPSPTRTADPADTATLPDAVPSTIAEVAPGGSFDLRIHPVAKRIGDSTVSMLSYGGSIPGPTLRVRQGSQITVNVTNETGMETTVHWHGLRLENRYDGVPHETQAPIPPGGRYTHRLTFPDAGLYWYHPHIREDYAQEMGLYGSIIVEPTDPSYWPAADRDVVLTLDDILIEDGRIAPFDPHGPTYAAMGRFGNVLLVGGETEQRLEVERGDVVRLHLVNTANTRVFKVAVPGARMKLVGGDSGRYEREEWIDDVVIAPSERAIVDVRFDAAGAVTVQHLTPGRAYPLVHVDAADAGDVRAPAAAFDVLRVDPDLMAERERIARFIDAPPDKTLALVAEMDFEEPDDGGPVVYVCPMHPEIVRDAPGKCPKCGMKLMASRPDLDAAGGPAAHHHDHAEAMADGIEWEDLMPEVNRTTTPATMRWKLIDRDTGSENAAIDWRFDAGDQVKIRLVNEMESDHPMHHPFHVHGERFLVLSRDGVSEPNLVWKDTVLVRTGQTVDLLLDASNPGVWMAHCHIAEHMETGMMFSFQVRSAAR